The following are encoded together in the Macrobrachium rosenbergii isolate ZJJX-2024 chromosome 21, ASM4041242v1, whole genome shotgun sequence genome:
- the LOC136849869 gene encoding zinc finger SWIM domain-containing protein 7-like produces MSNCPNTVSVVRGLISVVWQEYHSKGQLSEGVLNSLYCIFGNTLMKAFKIIDAQKVTKIISTSGRYIFQVTGRLDTPYYCLPYSVFCQCPAFKYLVIKKKETMCKHVLAAWLSSAMGVITKKKVSDEHLKDILENFE; encoded by the exons ATGAGCAATTGTCCCAACACAGTGTCGGTGGTTCGAGGCTTGATAAGTGTTGTTTGGCAAGAGTATCACTCCAAAGGCCAGCTTTCTGAAGGCGTCCTCAACTCGTTGTATTGCATTTTCGGCAATACTTTAATGAAGGCTTTCAAAATCATTGATGCTCAGAAG GTTACGAAAATTATATCGACAAGTGGACGATACATATTTCAAGTGACTGGGAGGCTTGACACCCCATATTATTGCCTACCCTACTCCGTGTTTTGCCAGTGCCCAGCATTCAAGTACCTAGTCATTAAGAAGAAGGAAACGATGTGCAAGCATGTCCTCGCTGCTTGGCTTTCGTCAGCCATGGGGGTAATTACCAAAAAGAAAGTGTCTGATGAACATTTGAAGGATATTTTAGAGAATTTTGAGTAA